One genomic region from Entelurus aequoreus isolate RoL-2023_Sb linkage group LG14, RoL_Eaeq_v1.1, whole genome shotgun sequence encodes:
- the LOC133664821 gene encoding uncharacterized protein LOC133664821 isoform X2, whose protein sequence is MAALQLPQTQLTNLTCSSSAPNPSLKLLTTLLCPHPLTSATSESFWTITSLFNTTSQELLSSTSNIARLRPSFSAAETLIHAFITSRLDYCNGILYDSSCKILKLQYIQNSAARLLTHTRSREHITPVLQKLHWLPSPHRIHFKSSSSPTKPFTTRPPSTSPTCFTSIPLHAASAPLMPTSSPHHAEPSFGPGVTGFSIAAPTLWNTLPKPIRDQCWPFFQPSHVRSQGLFLPPVLRHVQLVLHRLLVDPCNVLFNTSKSTQQSYCIYGKITAGYFCVTEE, encoded by the exons ATGGCTGCACTCCAACTTCCTCAAACTCAACTGACAAATCTGACATGCTCATCGTCGGCCCCAAATCCCTCACTAAAACTGCTCACAACTCTACTCTGTCCCCATCCACTCACATCCGCAACCTCGGAGTCATTCTGGACAATAACCTCTCTTTTCAACACCACATCACAAGAACTGCTTTCTTCCACCTCAAATATTGCCCGTCTCCGTCCATCCTTCTCTGCCGCTGAAACCCTGATCCATGCCTTCATCACCTCCAGACTTGACTACTGTAACGGCATCCTCTACGACTCATCTTGCAAAATTCTCAAACTCCAATACATTCAAAACTCTGCCGCCCGCCTGCTCACCCACACCCGCtcccgtgagcacatcaccccagtcctccagaaactccactggctccccagtcctcaccggatccactttaaatcctcctcctcacccacaaAGCCCTTCACAACCAGGCCCCCTTCTACCTCACCAACCTGCTTCACCTCCATACCTCTTcacgcagcctccgctcctctAATGCCAACCTCCTCTCCCCACCATGCAGAACCAAGCTTCGGACCTGGGGTGACAGGTTTCTccatcgctgctcccaccctctggaacactcttcccaaacccatccgtgaccagtgttgg CCGTTCTTCCAGCCTTCTCATGTCCGCTCGCAGGGACTCTTCCTGCCTCCTGTACTCCGCCATGTCCAATTGGTCCTCCATCGCCTCTTGGTGGACCCGTGTAACGTCCTGTTCAACACAAGTAAATCCACACAGcaatcatactgtatatatggcaaGATAACTGCAGGATATTTCTGTGTAACAGAGGAGTGA
- the LOC133664821 gene encoding uncharacterized protein LOC133664821 isoform X1, protein MAALQLPQTQLTNLTCSSSAPNPSLKLLTTLLCPHPLTSATSESFWTITSLFNTTSQELLSSTSNIARLRPSFSAAETLIHAFITSRLDYCNGILYDSSCKILKLQYIQNSAARLLTHTRSREHITPVLQKLHWLPSPHRIHFKSSSSPTKPFTTRPPSTSPTCFTSIPLHAASAPLMPTSSPHHAEPSFGPGVTGFSIAAPTLWNTLPKPIRDQCWVTLTARLSVPSSLAGHPLRFALQTKVSVKPFFQPSHVRSQGLFLPPVLRHVQLVLHRLLVDPCNVLFNTSKSTQQSYCIYGKITAGYFCVTEE, encoded by the exons ATGGCTGCACTCCAACTTCCTCAAACTCAACTGACAAATCTGACATGCTCATCGTCGGCCCCAAATCCCTCACTAAAACTGCTCACAACTCTACTCTGTCCCCATCCACTCACATCCGCAACCTCGGAGTCATTCTGGACAATAACCTCTCTTTTCAACACCACATCACAAGAACTGCTTTCTTCCACCTCAAATATTGCCCGTCTCCGTCCATCCTTCTCTGCCGCTGAAACCCTGATCCATGCCTTCATCACCTCCAGACTTGACTACTGTAACGGCATCCTCTACGACTCATCTTGCAAAATTCTCAAACTCCAATACATTCAAAACTCTGCCGCCCGCCTGCTCACCCACACCCGCtcccgtgagcacatcaccccagtcctccagaaactccactggctccccagtcctcaccggatccactttaaatcctcctcctcacccacaaAGCCCTTCACAACCAGGCCCCCTTCTACCTCACCAACCTGCTTCACCTCCATACCTCTTcacgcagcctccgctcctctAATGCCAACCTCCTCTCCCCACCATGCAGAACCAAGCTTCGGACCTGGGGTGACAGGTTTCTccatcgctgctcccaccctctggaacactcttcccaaacccatccgtgaccagtgttgg GTGACCTTGACCGCACG GCTCTCTGTCCCTTCCTCTCTCGCTGGGCATCCGCTGCGATTCGCTCTCCAAACAAAAGTTTCAGTTAAG CCGTTCTTCCAGCCTTCTCATGTCCGCTCGCAGGGACTCTTCCTGCCTCCTGTACTCCGCCATGTCCAATTGGTCCTCCATCGCCTCTTGGTGGACCCGTGTAACGTCCTGTTCAACACAAGTAAATCCACACAGcaatcatactgtatatatggcaaGATAACTGCAGGATATTTCTGTGTAACAGAGGAGTGA